A portion of the Minwuia thermotolerans genome contains these proteins:
- a CDS encoding fibronectin type III domain-containing protein yields MNPLLTGPLPANGVRVVIAKDPLRPLLGAEVRQLPTGITAATALMLLDDAAPARPLCWKGASALLRSHPLTGENEWETVRFLAGDVLYVTPPPPADSEGGSNPIAMVAMIALMVVAPYAGAAMFGAGTLGAAVATAVISVAGGFLINALFPPSAPAAPPPLPGPGEAFRATLSGQIVRAGERIPELHGTVRFAPKWIAPPYGEFADNEHLVFALYSLGRDKVRLDRLEFEDTVIWTEADGVTTAGGALEIEIVEPGDPVTLFPAAVTSSSEPAGTKLRAENELEGGETTDDLFLGPFAACPAGQVADRIGVDIEWPGALFKTVSNRIRQTTVTWRVEAREIDDNGDPVEGASFELLGAESFTAGTTTPQRLSKLYAVDRGRYEVRVRRTNNTVGTSAASDRTVWSGLKGFVPSDQVFDDETVLAIRFKGTAATAQSRTLFATATGIHEYWDAGAEEWVEGPTAAIEAAARHIAQDDRQAGLADHRVDLATLQALAETWAARGDTFNHLFTGDATPWEELTAVLRAGRAQPIRIGADLTFWRDEPQPIPVAAFAPHDIVRGSLQIRRLHVTSEDANAARVLFTDAAGVERDVIAALDGIAPDRVADVRFTGIDNFPQAWREGVTEAAAHRFRRLFVTFSALKRGRFLRRGQKIALAHYRPAWGQSAMATGLSPDGRTLTLDEPFALDAEGGDHVIGLVAPDGELWGPVKATVGAHERTLVIDAADLAAYLAEPAQGRDYHANPKDWIALKRDGRKPTRAMFGKADQVWRELLILDTEPRPDGTVAIAAVVDDARVHTAETDTAQPEEVAAAGLGANSSSPVWLDVKIALRDLGDAREMTLVGPSAPGAVLYRARFRADGGDYAELTPSAAPELKGIVPDVDDTLVVEYWAEGPGGEGTRIVRNISDQVTPPDAVDAASFALTELSNGDLDWTWDTVAGAASYDVEFLGGAAADSLSLKRTEIAAAGAASWTADEQAADGGPFRTARIRVRSVGSGGVANPAADTYANPAPSAPTGLSAAAIDKNTGSVSCDPVGDADVQGYVVAFATSPFGPGGGSKKTGAGPSITLTGLYGGNTYYVRMAAHDGTLTGLNWTGQTSFLTPALNPGEGP; encoded by the coding sequence GTGAACCCGCTTCTGACAGGCCCCCTGCCGGCGAACGGCGTCCGCGTGGTGATCGCGAAGGATCCGCTCCGGCCGCTGCTGGGCGCGGAGGTGCGCCAGCTGCCGACCGGGATCACGGCGGCGACAGCGCTGATGCTGCTGGACGACGCAGCCCCGGCCCGGCCGCTCTGCTGGAAGGGCGCTTCGGCGCTGCTGCGTTCTCACCCGCTGACGGGCGAGAACGAGTGGGAGACCGTCCGCTTCCTCGCCGGCGACGTGCTCTACGTCACGCCGCCGCCGCCGGCCGATAGCGAGGGCGGCTCCAATCCCATCGCCATGGTGGCCATGATCGCCCTGATGGTGGTGGCGCCCTATGCCGGCGCCGCCATGTTCGGCGCGGGCACCTTGGGAGCGGCGGTCGCGACCGCCGTGATCTCCGTCGCCGGCGGCTTCCTGATCAACGCCCTGTTCCCGCCGTCTGCGCCCGCCGCGCCGCCGCCGCTGCCGGGGCCGGGCGAGGCCTTCCGCGCCACGCTGTCGGGTCAGATCGTCCGCGCCGGCGAGCGCATCCCCGAGCTGCACGGCACGGTCCGCTTCGCGCCGAAGTGGATCGCGCCGCCCTATGGCGAGTTCGCCGACAACGAGCACCTGGTCTTCGCCCTCTACAGCCTCGGCAGGGACAAGGTCCGCCTCGACCGCCTGGAGTTCGAGGACACGGTGATCTGGACCGAGGCCGATGGCGTGACCACCGCTGGTGGCGCGCTGGAGATCGAGATCGTCGAGCCCGGCGACCCGGTGACGCTGTTCCCCGCGGCCGTCACCAGCTCCTCCGAGCCGGCCGGCACCAAGCTCCGCGCCGAGAACGAGCTGGAGGGCGGCGAGACCACCGACGACCTCTTCCTCGGGCCCTTCGCCGCCTGCCCGGCCGGCCAGGTCGCCGACCGCATCGGCGTCGACATCGAATGGCCCGGCGCGCTGTTCAAGACGGTCTCTAACCGCATCCGCCAGACCACGGTGACCTGGCGCGTCGAGGCGCGCGAGATCGACGACAACGGCGACCCGGTCGAAGGCGCGTCGTTCGAGCTGCTGGGCGCGGAGAGCTTCACCGCCGGCACCACGACGCCGCAGCGGCTCTCGAAGCTCTACGCGGTCGACCGCGGCCGCTACGAGGTCCGCGTCCGCCGCACCAACAACACGGTCGGCACCTCGGCCGCCTCCGACCGCACGGTCTGGTCGGGGCTGAAGGGCTTCGTTCCCTCCGACCAGGTCTTCGACGACGAGACGGTGCTGGCGATCCGCTTCAAGGGCACGGCGGCGACGGCGCAGAGCCGGACGCTGTTCGCCACCGCGACTGGCATCCATGAATACTGGGACGCGGGCGCCGAGGAATGGGTCGAGGGCCCGACCGCGGCGATCGAGGCGGCGGCGCGCCACATCGCCCAGGACGACCGGCAGGCCGGCCTCGCCGACCACCGCGTGGATCTGGCCACGCTGCAGGCGCTGGCCGAGACCTGGGCGGCGCGCGGCGACACGTTCAACCATCTCTTCACCGGCGATGCGACGCCCTGGGAGGAGCTCACCGCCGTGCTCCGGGCCGGCCGGGCCCAGCCGATCCGCATCGGCGCGGACCTCACCTTCTGGCGCGACGAGCCGCAGCCGATTCCGGTCGCCGCCTTCGCGCCCCACGACATCGTCCGCGGCTCGCTGCAGATCCGCCGCCTGCACGTGACCAGCGAGGACGCCAACGCCGCGCGGGTGCTGTTCACCGACGCCGCCGGCGTCGAGCGCGACGTCATCGCCGCCCTGGACGGCATCGCGCCCGACCGGGTCGCCGACGTCCGCTTCACCGGCATCGACAACTTCCCCCAGGCCTGGCGGGAGGGCGTGACCGAAGCGGCGGCGCACCGCTTCCGGCGGCTGTTCGTCACCTTCTCCGCCCTGAAACGCGGGCGCTTCCTGCGCCGCGGCCAGAAGATCGCACTGGCGCACTACCGGCCCGCCTGGGGGCAGAGCGCCATGGCGACCGGCCTCTCGCCGGATGGGCGGACGCTGACGCTCGACGAGCCGTTCGCCCTCGACGCGGAAGGCGGCGACCATGTCATCGGCCTGGTGGCGCCGGATGGCGAGCTCTGGGGCCCTGTGAAGGCGACGGTCGGCGCGCACGAGCGCACGCTGGTGATCGACGCCGCCGACCTGGCCGCCTATCTCGCCGAGCCGGCCCAGGGCCGCGACTATCACGCCAATCCGAAGGACTGGATCGCGCTCAAGCGCGACGGCCGGAAGCCGACCCGGGCCATGTTCGGCAAGGCGGACCAGGTCTGGCGGGAGCTGCTGATCCTGGACACCGAGCCCCGGCCGGACGGCACGGTCGCCATCGCCGCGGTCGTCGACGATGCCCGCGTCCACACGGCCGAGACCGACACCGCCCAGCCCGAGGAGGTCGCCGCCGCCGGCCTCGGTGCGAACTCGTCGTCGCCGGTCTGGCTGGACGTGAAGATCGCGCTCCGCGATCTCGGCGACGCCCGGGAGATGACGCTGGTCGGCCCGTCGGCGCCGGGCGCGGTGCTCTACCGCGCGCGCTTCCGGGCGGACGGCGGCGACTATGCGGAGCTCACGCCCTCGGCCGCGCCGGAGCTGAAGGGCATCGTGCCCGACGTCGACGACACGCTGGTGGTCGAGTACTGGGCCGAAGGGCCGGGCGGCGAAGGCACACGGATCGTGCGCAACATCTCCGACCAGGTCACCCCGCCGGATGCGGTCGATGCCGCGAGCTTCGCCCTCACCGAGCTGTCGAACGGCGATCTCGACTGGACCTGGGACACGGTGGCCGGCGCGGCCTCCTACGACGTCGAGTTCCTGGGCGGCGCCGCGGCCGACAGCCTGAGCCTGAAGCGCACCGAGATTGCCGCCGCCGGCGCCGCATCCTGGACGGCCGACGAACAGGCCGCGGACGGTGGGCCGTTTCGCACAGCGCGCATCCGGGTGCGCAGCGTCGGCTCCGGCGGCGTCGCCAACCCGGCCGCCGACACATACGCCAACCCGGCGCCCTCGGCGCCCACCGGCTTGTCGGCAGCCGCGATCGACAAGAACACCGGGTCCGTCTCCTGCGACCCGGTGGGCGACGCCGACGTCCAGGGCTATGTCGTCGCCTTTGCCACCTCGCCCTTCGGCCCCGGCGGCGGCTCAAAGAAGACCGGGGCTGGTCCCTCGATCACGCTCACCGGCCTCTACGGCGGCAATACCTACTACGTCCGCATGGCCGCCCATGACGGCACACTCACCGGGCTCAACTGGACCGGTCAGACGAGCTTCTTGACGCCTGCCCTCAACCCGGGCGAAGGCCCCTGA
- a CDS encoding DUF1833 family protein, with translation MPAFLTDAERASLAIREHEASLPAGEVELVTLEFRHPALSEPVRVVNDRVGHQLTLEATAPANPGETVTFQRSGFQLTWPATKRDRSPEIELEAMNANAALERVLDLTLASDAAVELTVRSYLSTDLTGPAAIVEGLEIRESLATDRAVRARAGMFNWERAAGLIYTRSSHPLIGG, from the coding sequence ATGCCGGCCTTCCTGACAGACGCCGAGCGCGCCAGCCTGGCGATCCGCGAGCACGAGGCCTCGCTGCCGGCCGGCGAGGTGGAGCTGGTCACCCTGGAGTTCCGCCACCCGGCGCTGAGCGAGCCGGTACGCGTGGTCAACGACCGCGTCGGCCACCAGCTGACCCTGGAGGCGACGGCGCCCGCGAACCCGGGCGAGACCGTGACCTTCCAGCGCTCGGGCTTCCAGCTGACCTGGCCGGCGACCAAGCGCGACCGCAGCCCCGAGATCGAGCTGGAGGCGATGAACGCCAACGCCGCGCTGGAGCGGGTGCTCGACCTGACGCTCGCCTCCGACGCCGCCGTCGAGCTCACCGTCCGCTCGTATCTCTCGACCGACCTCACCGGCCCGGCCGCCATCGTCGAGGGCCTGGAGATCCGCGAGAGCCTCGCCACCGACCGCGCCGTCCGGGCGCGCGCCGGCATGTTCAACTGGGAGCGGGCCGCGGGGTTGATCTACACCCGCTCCAGCCACCCGCTGATCGGGGGCTGA
- a CDS encoding tape measure protein, with translation MTEYRVGLTLTARDAGFTGATREAEAGLERLDRSTDRAAEAQRGFERATRSAAAEQQRMARSGVELERAVRGVVAALAAFGALRVARSIAETGVAVESMTNALAVATGSAEAGADAMAFVRAEADRLGLSLRPAIESFTALAAATRGTAIDAGQTREIFTAVSEAMAVLGRSSNETERALLAIQQVISKGKVSAEELRGQLGEVLPGAFQVAARAMGVSTQALSDMLEQGELFSDDFIPRFARQLRAEFADGVTGAAESARAAFNRFGTTIFDLEVALAEGGFLDAVTESAQELAVVLRDPAVVDGLSTVASAIGDITVFAARNLETIAALAAGYATARIATAGFAAATGGAAIAMRGLNVAMRSNPIGLVAGVAATAAASMIDLGGDTDTATEAIERQARALGRLTDNSRAAALETAELRLQGQRLREQALTAELDSLAADLQAREEERQLLQRSQPNNLALGLVQSHQRQGDSEDIDHARAELEQLQSSIAATRAEIERLKSAETKAGSGDDDPPGRAPKKNPFADAIADAEAELAAIERLRRARQVSPDFERLTAIDIEAEQQTARIVEQAADAKIEVTRRQALELEALVSELLLAQQAERDHAKATREAARAAEETARLHEQTTDDISQRLDQLAPSFERAAAAADRWRDEALAGLDETAAGYAEFAADVERIHEGMLAEAYREDLDRRTDWAAGIERAMAEAEAVQGDWAAVSEDLFDRATRSAEDFFVRLVQGKASLSDFVDFAVAELARLAFQMSISPILQQGLGELGQIFGSLFAPSFGPGAGGSLGSVTGVTPLHEGGVAGRDGQAPRTLPAALFRTAPRYHEGTAAAGLGPREVPAVLLEGERVLTEAQQAATARTISGLAESLRAMAAVSSGRAEVAGGGMNVEIHNHLGGEAEAKASRTPDGGLRIDFLRRLKDDVSGDIAADLRSGQGPVFAAMRDGGLPMSLPRPRANP, from the coding sequence ATGACCGAGTACCGCGTCGGCCTGACGCTCACCGCCCGGGATGCCGGTTTCACCGGCGCCACCCGCGAGGCCGAGGCCGGGCTGGAGCGGCTGGACCGCTCCACCGACCGCGCCGCCGAGGCCCAACGCGGCTTCGAGCGCGCCACCCGCTCGGCTGCGGCCGAGCAGCAACGCATGGCCCGCTCCGGCGTCGAGCTGGAGCGCGCGGTCCGCGGCGTGGTCGCCGCCCTGGCCGCCTTCGGCGCGCTGCGCGTTGCCCGCTCGATCGCCGAGACCGGCGTCGCCGTCGAATCCATGACGAACGCACTGGCGGTCGCCACCGGCTCGGCGGAGGCCGGCGCCGACGCCATGGCCTTCGTGCGCGCCGAGGCCGACCGCCTCGGCCTCTCGCTCCGGCCGGCGATCGAGAGTTTCACGGCGCTGGCGGCCGCGACCCGGGGCACGGCGATCGACGCCGGCCAGACCCGCGAGATCTTCACCGCCGTCTCCGAGGCCATGGCCGTGCTGGGCCGGTCGTCGAACGAGACCGAGCGCGCCCTGCTGGCGATCCAGCAGGTGATCTCCAAGGGCAAGGTCTCAGCCGAGGAGCTGCGCGGCCAGCTGGGCGAAGTCCTGCCGGGCGCCTTCCAGGTCGCCGCCAGGGCCATGGGCGTCTCGACACAGGCGCTTTCGGATATGCTGGAGCAGGGCGAACTCTTTTCCGACGACTTCATCCCGCGCTTCGCCCGCCAGCTGCGGGCCGAATTCGCCGATGGCGTGACCGGAGCCGCCGAATCGGCGCGCGCGGCCTTCAACCGCTTCGGCACGACGATCTTCGACCTGGAGGTGGCGCTGGCCGAGGGCGGCTTCCTCGACGCGGTCACCGAATCGGCGCAGGAACTCGCCGTCGTCCTGCGGGATCCGGCCGTGGTCGACGGGCTCTCCACCGTCGCCTCCGCGATCGGCGACATCACCGTTTTCGCGGCGCGCAACCTGGAGACGATCGCGGCGCTCGCCGCCGGCTACGCCACCGCGCGGATCGCCACGGCCGGCTTCGCCGCCGCGACCGGCGGCGCGGCGATCGCCATGCGCGGCCTCAACGTCGCCATGCGGTCGAACCCAATCGGCCTGGTCGCCGGCGTGGCCGCAACAGCCGCCGCGTCGATGATTGACCTCGGCGGCGACACGGACACCGCGACCGAGGCCATCGAGCGACAGGCCCGCGCCCTCGGCCGGCTGACCGACAACAGCCGCGCGGCGGCGCTGGAGACGGCGGAACTCCGCCTGCAGGGACAGCGTCTTCGGGAGCAGGCGCTCACGGCGGAGCTCGACAGCCTGGCCGCCGACCTGCAGGCCCGGGAAGAAGAACGGCAGCTGCTGCAGCGGAGCCAGCCCAACAACCTGGCGCTTGGCCTCGTCCAAAGTCACCAGCGCCAGGGTGATAGTGAGGACATCGACCACGCCCGCGCCGAGCTGGAACAGCTCCAGAGCAGCATCGCCGCCACCCGCGCCGAGATTGAGCGGCTGAAGTCGGCGGAGACGAAGGCCGGCAGCGGTGACGACGACCCGCCGGGGCGCGCGCCGAAGAAGAACCCCTTCGCCGACGCGATCGCGGACGCCGAGGCCGAGCTGGCGGCGATCGAGCGTCTGCGCCGCGCCCGCCAGGTCTCGCCGGACTTCGAGCGGCTGACCGCGATCGACATCGAGGCCGAGCAGCAGACAGCCCGCATCGTCGAGCAGGCGGCCGACGCGAAGATCGAGGTCACGCGCCGCCAGGCCCTGGAGCTGGAGGCGCTGGTCTCGGAGCTGCTGCTGGCGCAGCAGGCCGAGCGCGATCATGCCAAGGCGACCCGCGAGGCCGCCCGCGCGGCCGAGGAGACCGCCCGGCTGCACGAGCAGACCACCGACGACATCTCCCAGCGGCTCGACCAGCTGGCGCCGAGCTTTGAGCGCGCCGCGGCCGCCGCCGACCGGTGGCGGGACGAGGCCCTGGCCGGGCTGGACGAGACCGCGGCCGGCTATGCCGAGTTCGCCGCCGACGTCGAGCGCATCCATGAGGGGATGCTGGCCGAGGCCTATCGCGAGGATCTCGACCGGCGCACCGACTGGGCCGCCGGCATCGAGCGCGCCATGGCCGAGGCGGAGGCCGTCCAGGGCGACTGGGCCGCGGTCTCCGAGGACCTGTTCGACCGCGCCACCCGCTCCGCCGAGGACTTCTTCGTGCGCCTGGTGCAGGGCAAGGCCTCGCTCTCCGACTTCGTCGATTTCGCCGTCGCCGAGCTGGCGCGGCTGGCCTTCCAGATGTCGATCAGCCCGATCCTGCAACAGGGGCTGGGCGAGCTGGGGCAGATCTTCGGCAGCCTGTTCGCGCCGTCCTTCGGGCCCGGCGCGGGTGGGTCGCTGGGCTCGGTCACCGGGGTGACGCCGCTGCACGAGGGCGGCGTCGCCGGCCGCGACGGCCAGGCGCCGCGGACGCTGCCGGCGGCGCTGTTCCGCACCGCGCCGCGCTATCACGAGGGCACGGCCGCCGCGGGCCTCGGCCCGCGCGAGGTGCCGGCAGTGCTGCTGGAAGGTGAGCGGGTGCTGACCGAGGCGCAGCAGGCGGCGACGGCGCGGACCATCTCCGGCCTGGCCGAGAGCCTGCGCGCCATGGCGGCGGTCTCGTCCGGCCGGGCCGAGGTCGCCGGCGGCGGCATGAACGTCGAGATCCACAATCACCTGGGGGGCGAGGCCGAGGCGAAGGCCAGCCGCACGCCTGACGGCGGGCTGCGCATCGACTTCCTGCGGCGCCTGAAGGACGACGTCTCCGGCGACATCGCTGCCGACCTCCGCTCCGGCCAGGGCCCGGTCTTCGCCGCCATGCGCGACGGCGGCCTGCCCATGAGCCTGCCCCGGCCGAGGGCCAACCCGTGA
- a CDS encoding DUF1799 domain-containing protein, whose translation MAAGLLVLPASAGPAIELFALVQGQWRQLMQLIPAGAGFVPLSRPAALDYAAVEAAARMAGIEMTAARFGDLRALEAGAVSVFAEAAGGSG comes from the coding sequence ATGGCGGCGGGACTGCTGGTCCTGCCGGCCTCGGCCGGCCCGGCGATCGAGCTCTTCGCCCTGGTCCAGGGCCAGTGGCGGCAGCTCATGCAGCTCATTCCCGCCGGCGCCGGCTTCGTGCCGCTCTCCCGTCCCGCCGCCCTGGACTACGCGGCGGTCGAGGCGGCGGCGCGCATGGCCGGCATCGAGATGACGGCGGCGCGGTTCGGCGATCTCCGCGCGCTGGAGGCGGGCGCGGTTTCCGTCTTCGCCGAAGCGGCGGGAGGTAGCGGATGA
- a CDS encoding phage tail tube protein, whose protein sequence is MPYDYDEYLILAKTEVTEGTDPTPAIGDAVLCVGSPQWNPLAASYGDRELVDGRAGAKKQFVGAPHATLGLSVELAAGGDDAALDTVPHWAALLLACGFAQTVTADTKVDFQPVSADYGSVTIHPNIDGVDGRLLGARGNAVIEGRAGQVPRINFQMLGLRQAIAAAAQISGSLPAFAEGLPVGAVETTITIGGEAMRVSEFSIDCGRRPSFDDMAGHRGVRINRRRMSGRISLDLPTIGTKNLVEEAAAAGTQAIVITHGASGGDIVEITMPAVQIKTGQFTDRDGVLAMPLDLQITPSSGDDEITITTK, encoded by the coding sequence GTGCCCTATGATTACGACGAGTACCTGATCCTGGCGAAGACCGAGGTGACCGAGGGCACGGACCCGACGCCGGCGATCGGCGACGCCGTGCTCTGCGTCGGCAGCCCACAGTGGAACCCGCTGGCGGCGAGTTACGGCGACCGGGAGCTGGTCGACGGCCGTGCCGGCGCCAAGAAGCAGTTCGTCGGCGCGCCGCACGCCACCCTCGGCCTTTCCGTCGAGCTCGCCGCCGGCGGCGACGACGCCGCGCTCGATACCGTGCCCCACTGGGCGGCGCTGCTGCTGGCCTGCGGCTTCGCCCAGACGGTAACCGCCGACACCAAGGTCGACTTCCAGCCGGTCTCGGCTGACTACGGCTCGGTCACGATCCATCCCAACATCGACGGCGTCGACGGCCGCCTGCTCGGCGCGCGCGGCAACGCGGTGATCGAGGGCCGCGCCGGCCAGGTGCCGCGGATCAACTTCCAGATGCTGGGCCTGCGCCAGGCAATCGCCGCGGCGGCGCAGATCTCCGGCTCGCTGCCCGCCTTCGCAGAGGGCCTGCCGGTGGGCGCGGTCGAGACCACGATCACCATCGGCGGCGAGGCCATGCGCGTCTCCGAGTTCTCGATCGACTGCGGCCGCCGGCCCAGCTTCGACGACATGGCGGGCCATCGCGGCGTGCGCATCAACCGCCGGCGGATGTCCGGGCGGATCAGCCTCGACCTGCCGACGATCGGGACCAAGAACCTGGTCGAGGAGGCCGCGGCCGCCGGGACGCAGGCGATCGTCATCACCCACGGCGCCAGCGGCGGCGACATCGTCGAGATCACCATGCCGGCGGTGCAGATCAAGACGGGCCAGTTCACCGACCGCGACGGCGTACTGGCAATGCCGCTGGACCTGCAGATCACGCCCTCGTCGGGCGACGACGAGATCACCATCACCACGAAGTAG
- a CDS encoding phage tail terminator protein, which yields MKIQPVIDHLKAVGLGYLDIGGAAELGEVLENAPRLPALFIVPTGETRTGGRETGPKLRQRITYAFSAVSVVRNVAGGTGAAGNDELADLRDGLIGALVAFRHPAGRNNPIPVSGRLAELTDRILIFEDAFRFDGVETREVTS from the coding sequence ATGAAGATCCAGCCCGTCATCGATCACCTGAAGGCCGTCGGCCTCGGCTATCTCGACATCGGCGGCGCCGCGGAGCTGGGCGAGGTGCTGGAGAACGCGCCCCGCCTGCCGGCGCTGTTCATCGTGCCCACCGGCGAGACCCGGACCGGCGGCCGCGAGACCGGCCCGAAGCTGCGCCAGCGAATCACCTACGCGTTCTCGGCCGTCTCGGTGGTGCGCAACGTCGCCGGCGGCACCGGCGCGGCCGGGAATGACGAGCTGGCCGATCTCCGCGACGGGCTGATCGGCGCCCTGGTCGCCTTCCGCCACCCGGCCGGGCGCAACAATCCGATCCCCGTCTCCGGCCGCCTGGCCGAGCTGACCGACCGCATCCTGATCTTCGAGGACGCCTTCCGCTTCGACGGCGTCGAGACCCGCGAGGTGACGTCATGA
- a CDS encoding phage virion morphogenesis protein → MALQLTIDVDGFERARGGLRRLRQAGEDLTPIMRSIAGQMESHTVGHFDTETAPDGRPWKPSLRARAEGGRTLTDAGRLRRSITSSATADTASVGTNLVYAAIHQTGGQIRAKTKKGLVFRIGGAWVRKREVTIPARPFIGLSTALQEDIEGIVVRRLDAAAGGGPSSGAGA, encoded by the coding sequence ATGGCGCTGCAGCTCACCATCGATGTCGACGGCTTCGAGCGCGCCCGGGGCGGGCTCCGGCGGCTCCGCCAGGCCGGCGAGGATCTCACGCCGATCATGCGTTCGATCGCGGGGCAGATGGAGAGCCACACCGTTGGGCACTTCGACACGGAGACCGCGCCGGACGGACGGCCCTGGAAGCCGTCGCTCCGCGCCCGCGCCGAAGGCGGCCGGACCCTGACCGACGCCGGCCGGCTGCGGCGCTCGATCACGAGTTCGGCGACCGCCGATACGGCCTCGGTCGGCACCAACCTGGTCTACGCCGCGATCCACCAGACCGGCGGCCAGATCCGCGCGAAGACGAAGAAAGGCCTCGTCTTCCGCATCGGCGGCGCCTGGGTGCGCAAGCGCGAGGTGACGATCCCCGCCAGGCCCTTCATCGGCCTTTCAACGGCGCTTCAGGAGGACATCGAAGGCATCGTCGTCCGCCGCCTCGACGCCGCCGCGGGCGGCGGGCCCAGCTCGGGAGCGGGGGCATGA
- a CDS encoding gp436 family protein: MSYTTKADMTARFGARELEQLTDRDGQAGAIVDSVLDSAIATAEAEINGYLVKRYTLPLADPPAQLTAWAADMARYYLHVHSVPETVRTRHEAAVKGLQQVARGLLSLGDDDAGDSAAASEGAPEFTSPGRTFSRQSLKGL, translated from the coding sequence ATGAGCTACACCACCAAGGCCGACATGACCGCCCGCTTCGGGGCCCGGGAACTGGAGCAGCTGACCGACCGCGACGGCCAGGCCGGCGCCATCGTCGACAGCGTCCTGGACAGCGCCATCGCCACGGCCGAGGCGGAGATCAACGGCTACCTGGTCAAGCGCTACACGCTGCCGCTGGCCGACCCGCCGGCGCAGCTGACCGCCTGGGCGGCCGACATGGCCCGCTACTACCTGCACGTCCACAGCGTCCCCGAGACCGTGCGCACCCGGCACGAGGCCGCGGTGAAGGGTCTGCAGCAGGTGGCCCGCGGGCTTCTCAGCCTGGGCGACGACGACGCCGGCGACAGCGCCGCGGCCTCCGAGGGCGCGCCCGAGTTCACCAGCCCGGGCCGGACCTTCTCGCGGCAGAGCCTGAAGGGCCTCTGA
- a CDS encoding HI1506-related protein, with translation MHAYENRILVVTAKRPGFRRAGRAWPAERTEAPATNFRPDQVEAILADPMLVVHLEDAPAPADPPMTETEIHEKLLDVFPGLDQAKDFTRDGTPKAKSVERIAGFAIPAATIATSWAAFRAMKEGDGQGGSDGGNAGGGGS, from the coding sequence ATGCACGCCTACGAGAACAGGATCCTGGTGGTGACCGCGAAGCGGCCCGGCTTCCGCCGCGCCGGCCGCGCCTGGCCGGCCGAGCGGACCGAGGCGCCCGCCACCAACTTCCGGCCCGACCAGGTGGAGGCCATCCTGGCCGACCCGATGCTGGTCGTCCACCTGGAGGACGCGCCGGCGCCCGCGGACCCGCCCATGACCGAGACGGAGATCCACGAGAAGCTGCTCGACGTCTTCCCCGGCCTGGACCAGGCGAAGGACTTCACCCGGGACGGCACGCCGAAGGCGAAGTCCGTCGAGCGCATCGCCGGCTTCGCCATCCCGGCGGCAACGATCGCCACGTCCTGGGCCGCCTTCCGGGCGATGAAGGAAGGCGACGGCCAGGGTGGCAGCGACGGCGGCAACGCGGGCGGCGGCGGGAGCTGA
- a CDS encoding Mu-like prophage major head subunit gpT family protein, with amino-acid sequence MIINRGNLATLFTGFKASFQNGIGQHEPQWPRVATRVPSTTSEEEYGWLGQVPNLREWFGDRVVQNLQQHDYSIKNRKFELTLGVPVDHIEDDKYGVYAPMFEEMGRSAAAHPDQLIWPLLNAGFSTVCYDGQFFFDTDHPVLDENGEVQSVANTDGGAGTPWFLMDVSRPLKPLIHQVRQEGPLVRQDAPTDEPVFNSDEYKYGIKHRRNVGFGFWQFAWGSKQTLNKANYKIARESLMGMKGDHGRPIGVMPRLLVVPPSLEGEALEILNAERDAAGATNVYKGTAELLVVPWLG; translated from the coding sequence ATGATCATCAACCGGGGCAATCTCGCCACGCTCTTTACGGGGTTCAAGGCGAGCTTCCAGAACGGCATTGGCCAGCACGAGCCGCAGTGGCCGCGGGTCGCCACCCGCGTGCCGTCGACCACTTCCGAGGAGGAGTATGGCTGGCTCGGCCAGGTGCCGAACCTGCGCGAATGGTTCGGCGACCGGGTCGTGCAGAACCTTCAGCAGCACGACTACTCGATCAAGAACCGGAAGTTCGAGCTGACCCTCGGCGTGCCGGTGGACCACATTGAGGACGACAAGTACGGCGTCTACGCGCCGATGTTCGAGGAGATGGGCCGCTCGGCCGCCGCGCACCCGGACCAGCTGATCTGGCCCCTGCTCAACGCCGGCTTCTCGACCGTCTGCTATGACGGGCAGTTCTTCTTCGACACCGACCACCCGGTGCTGGACGAGAACGGCGAGGTCCAGTCGGTCGCCAACACCGACGGCGGCGCGGGCACGCCCTGGTTCCTGATGGACGTCAGCCGGCCGCTGAAGCCGCTGATCCACCAGGTCCGCCAGGAGGGCCCGCTGGTCCGCCAGGACGCGCCCACCGACGAGCCGGTCTTCAACAGCGACGAATACAAGTACGGCATCAAGCACCGTCGCAATGTCGGGTTCGGCTTCTGGCAGTTCGCCTGGGGCTCCAAGCAGACCCTCAACAAGGCGAACTACAAGATCGCCCGCGAGAGCCTGATGGGGATGAAGGGCGACCATGGCCGGCCGATCGGCGTCATGCCGCGGCTGCTGGTCGTGCCGCCTTCGCTGGAAGGCGAGGCGCTGGAGATCCTCAACGCCGAGCGCGACGCCGCCGGCGCCACCAACGTCTACAAGGGCACGGCCGAGCTGCTGGTCGTGCCGTGGCTGGGCTGA